A genomic region of Sulfobacillus acidophilus DSM 10332 contains the following coding sequences:
- a CDS encoding hypothetical protein (KEGG: cho:Chro.40415 hypothetical protein~SPTR: Putative uncharacterized protein), whose translation MHKLHIALFGLAAVAGLLAGCGGPATVSTKVSEPSPTSTVSSPTPSTSPASTSSNGPSNAPSSAPAVPPSASPSGTPSSAVSWVSVTIPGPVGTPIGYGIFPSTWGAPSVQTGANGGGTITYSSPNNADQIQFTVSSSYGFNHNSLVQSDPFNPDMPVPNGCTMNQQVNQDWYVFGCSNGAIGAVFTQPDYSGGVMVIGSGPDTQIIDHILANVHLYNADIGLGG comes from the coding sequence ATGCACAAATTGCATATAGCGCTTTTCGGTCTGGCGGCCGTCGCGGGTCTGCTGGCCGGCTGCGGGGGCCCGGCGACCGTTTCAACTAAGGTGTCTGAGCCTTCTCCGACATCCACCGTATCGTCTCCAACGCCTTCCACTTCGCCGGCGTCCACGTCATCTAACGGTCCTTCGAATGCACCGTCTTCAGCTCCGGCCGTTCCCCCGTCTGCCAGTCCTAGTGGTACGCCATCTTCCGCCGTATCGTGGGTGTCTGTCACGATCCCTGGCCCCGTTGGGACTCCTATCGGATATGGTATTTTCCCTTCTACGTGGGGTGCTCCTTCCGTTCAGACAGGTGCCAATGGAGGCGGTACTATCACGTACTCTTCACCGAATAATGCCGACCAAATCCAGTTCACGGTCAGTTCATCCTATGGCTTTAATCATAATTCCTTGGTGCAGTCCGATCCGTTTAATCCGGATATGCCCGTTCCGAATGGTTGTACGATGAATCAACAAGTGAATCAAGACTGGTATGTCTTTGGCTGCTCTAATGGCGCCATTGGAGCAGTATTTACGCAACCAGACTATTCCGGAGGCGTCATGGTCATTGGCTCCGGCCCCGACACCCAAATCATTGACCATATCTTGGCGAATGTACATCTATACAATGCCGATATCGGTTTAGGAGGATAA